One window of Chrysiogenia bacterium genomic DNA carries:
- a CDS encoding TVP38/TMEM64 family protein, which yields MIEHKAERKVMRRAAIVLALAAIALLAYLARGLGLPTPQTLGAFFDRWANDPYLAPRLPYFYVGFVAVCAASTFPRAIIILAATTVFGAMNTVLLTSLGGALGAGGAFLIARYVARDFVQARIPNNWHKWEERISRNAFMAMFALRAIPFSPMSSPHWGAGLTSMRFAPFFFGILLGFGPSTVFYVLFSEAVVQGYKSFFNIPFAVPLMIVGQGLIILGVVLFYRNQRAKSQAAQAAEERINENGATESAAPFEESL from the coding sequence GTGATCGAGCACAAGGCCGAGCGCAAAGTCATGCGCCGAGCCGCGATCGTACTCGCGCTGGCGGCCATTGCGTTGCTTGCCTACCTGGCGCGCGGGCTGGGGCTGCCCACGCCGCAGACCCTTGGCGCATTCTTCGACCGCTGGGCCAACGATCCCTATCTGGCGCCGCGACTTCCCTATTTCTATGTGGGCTTCGTGGCCGTCTGTGCGGCTTCGACCTTCCCGCGGGCGATCATCATCCTGGCGGCCACAACGGTCTTTGGCGCCATGAACACCGTGCTGCTCACCTCGCTGGGCGGCGCGCTGGGCGCGGGCGGCGCGTTTCTCATCGCAAGGTACGTCGCCCGCGATTTCGTGCAGGCACGCATTCCCAACAACTGGCACAAGTGGGAAGAGCGCATCTCCCGCAACGCCTTCATGGCCATGTTCGCGCTGCGCGCGATTCCGTTCTCCCCCATGAGCTCGCCGCATTGGGGCGCAGGGCTCACCAGCATGCGCTTTGCGCCGTTCTTCTTCGGCATCCTGCTGGGCTTCGGGCCCTCGACGGTCTTCTACGTCCTGTTCTCCGAGGCCGTTGTCCAGGGCTACAAGAGCTTCTTCAACATCCCCTTCGCCGTCCCCCTGATGATCGTGGGGCAGGGGCTCATCATTCTCGGGGTGGTGCTGTTCTACCGAAATCAGCGCGCCAAATCGCAGGCCGCCCAGGCCGCCGAGGAACGCATCAACGAAAACGGGGCGACCGAATCGGCCGCCCCGTTTGAAGAATCGCTTTAA